The following coding sequences lie in one Pempheris klunzingeri isolate RE-2024b chromosome 13, fPemKlu1.hap1, whole genome shotgun sequence genomic window:
- the LOC139212383 gene encoding uncharacterized protein: protein MVRGDRVRLVLRSRQQVEKALMDYHNELNHLDVNKCLRLLNERYFWKTMKSDVILWINSCSQCSKKKRKRTETEPGGSESHLEALTSPQIRDDLDSGKDEDGYSDDDGSGNVGDEETPPATNSEDTVEKPLSPQPVTPINPQPRIPILLHLRTPINFQPKTPIILQPRTPNAPLVARLWSVKRATNSPNVQPEDQSSVQVQVKPQLEERTQPQDQKETRGSQGSARTHRYVRVPEEHGPPDLPQTASTQVQPPSRSRGGLKAQTHMSTHGCVRLPEKRKGDLEAGSSAKRSSSGGLEPVVAPSTKPWPVFTITGSAPTRTAKPPPEDDSSAPVRSPRRPQARTIVQQCSNAKVKTKPAVDGADAQWAEIQEGLVVYVCFFHGATEDVTDEMASSLMTTKLFRKDSGHSVCVLDLPGSVLLIPQESLLGEPVTKRRIQYKGGCEPWWGAQLFSNLVSACSELMSGSVKCTKAGVKVEQGVYGQKQEIVLNSVEPLTLLLEF from the exons ATGGTTAGAGGAGACCGGGTGCGCTTGGTTCTGAGGAGCAGGCAGCAAGTTGAAAAGGCCCTGATGGATTATCACAACGAGCTGAACCACCTCGATGTCAACAAGTGCCTCAGATTGCTCAACGAAAG GTACTTCTGGAAAACCATGAAATCTGACGTGATCCTGTGGATCAACAGCTGCTCGCAGTGcagcaagaagaagaggaagagaacgGAGACAGAACCGGGAGGATCAGAGTCACATCTGGAGGCGCTGACATCACCGCAGATACGTGACGACTtggacag TGGGAAGGACGAGGACGGTTACAGCGATGATGACGGCAGTGGGAATGTTGGTGATGAAGAGACGCCGCCAGCAACAAACTCGGAGGACACAGTG GAAAAACCTTTGTCTCCTCAGCCTGTAACTCCCATCAACCCTCAGCCCAGAATTCCCATCCTCCTTCATCTAAGAACTCCCATCAACTTCCAGCCCAAGACTCCCATAATCCTCCAGCCAAGGACCCCCAACGCCCCGTTGGTTGCAAGACTCTGGTCTGTCAAGAGGgcgaccaacagtccaaacgtTCAGCCTGAGGACCAAAGCAGCGTCCAGGTTCAGGTGAAACCTCAGCTGGAGGAGCGAACGCAACCTCAGGACCAGAAGGAAACAAGAGGCTCTCAGGGCAGCGCCAGGACTCATCGTTATGTCAGAGTCCCAGAGGAACATGGACCACCAGACCTTCCACAAACCGCAAGCACGCAAGTTCAACCTCCAAGCCGAAGCAGAGGAGGACTCAAGGCCCAGACCCACATGTCGACTCACGGCTGCGTCAGGCTCCcggagaagaggaagggagaCCTGGAGGCGGGTTCTTCGGCTAAGAGGAGCTCCAGCGGCGGCCTGGAGCCTGTGGTGGCCCCCAGCACCAAACCCTGGCCCGTCTTCACCATCACCGGCTCTGCCCCAACACGGACGGCCAAGCCCCCTCCAGAGGACGACAG CTCTGCTCCCGTTCGGAGCCCCAGGAGGCCACAGGCCCGGACGATCGTCCAGCAGTGCAGCAACGCCAAAGTTAAGACCAAACCAGCTGTGGACGGGGCCGACGCTCAGTGGgcagag ATCCAGGAGGGGctggttgtgtatgtgtgcttctTCCACGGAGCCACAGAGGATGTCACTGACGAGATGG CAAGCAGTCTGATGACCACCAAACTTTTCCGTAAAGACTCCGGGCACTCGGTTTGCGTTCTCGACCTTCCCGGAAGCGTTTTATTGATCCCGCAGGAGTCCCTGCTCGGGGAGCCGGTGACCAAGAGAAGGATTCAGTACAAGGGGGGATGTGAGCCGTGGTGGGGCGCCCAGCTCTTCTCAAACCTGGTGTCCGCCTGCAGCGAGCTCATGTCCGGCTCAGTGAAGTGCACGAAGGCAGGCGTGAAGGTGGAGCAGGGAGTCTACGGACAGAAACAGGAGATCGTCCTGAACTCTGTGGAGCCACTGACGCTCCTGTTGGAGTTCTGA
- the yipf6 gene encoding protein YIPF6, with protein sequence MAAAEEASRPFAGLSDVSISEDIPVEGDISVPVSGSTRRGDDEFSTLDEPVKETILRDLRAVGNKFVHVLYPKRSSALLRDWDLWGPLLLCVTLALLLQGGAADSDDQGGPQFAEVFVIIWFGSIIITLNSKLLGGTISFFQSLCVLGYCIMPLTAAMAVCRIVLVGGSGTVSFAVRLVVVTASFGWSTFASTAFLADSQPPNRKALVVYPVFLFYFVIGWMILTFSPSQ encoded by the exons ATGGCGGCGGCGGAGGAGGCCAGCAGACCGTTCGCCGGACTGTCGGACGTCTCCATCTCGGAGGACATCCCGGTGGAGGGGGACATCTCCGTGCCCGTCTCCGGCTCCACCCGGCGCGGGGACGACGAGTTCTCCACGCTGGACGAGCCGGTGAAGGAGACCATCCTGCGGGACCTGCGGGCGGTGGGGAACAAGTTCGTCCACGTCCTGTACCCGAAGCGGAGCTCGGCCCTGCTGCGGGACTGGGACCTGTGGGGGCCGCTGCTGCTCTGCGTGACCCTggcgctgctgctgcagggcgGCGCGGCGGACAGCGACGACCAGGGAGGCCCGCAGTTCGCTGAG GTCTTCGTCATAATCTGGTTCGgctccatcatcatcaccctcaACTCCAAGCTGCTGGGCGGCACCATCTCCTTCTTCCAGAGCCTGTGCGTGTTGGGTTACTGCATCATGCCTCTGACGGCGGCCATGGCGGTGTGCCGGATCGTCCTGGTCGGCGGCTCGGGGACGGTCAGCTTCGCCGTGCGGCTGGTGGTGGTGACGGCGTCCTTCGGCTGGTCCACCTTCGCCTCCACGGCCTTCCTCGCCGACAGCCAGCCGCCCAACCGCAAGGCGCTGGTGGTGTATCCGGTGTTCCTCTTCTACTTCGTGATCGGGTGGATGATCCTGACGTTCTCGCCGTCGCAGTAG
- the LOC139212422 gene encoding NLR family CARD domain-containing protein 3-like, which translates to MDQCEDGQEGVPPVKRLWLRDRGAGQRRPVSPEPEPEPEPEPEPSHVSLRSTCSRDMLIEFKDGHLSHHKTVSPEPEPEPSHVSLRSTCSRDMLIEFKDRHLSHQKIRKRPVPPEPEPEPEPSHVSLKSNCSRDMLIEFKPAQSSDTKVDQESSELPSGQSAQQHGTTFKLLQENISTFMNEELKQIEMNLGSDHPECFQSQSEEEDEQRSSSREAFLKIIQNFLREMKQEELADRLQSRSQAAVCQRNLKTNLKRKFQCVFEGVPKAGNPTPLNQIYTELLVTEGGTADVINEHEVRQIEESFRKPASPEKAIRFEDIFKPSTPSIRTVITKGVAGIGKKILTQKFTLDWAEDKANQDTQFMFPFTFRELNVLKEKKYSLVELIHRFFSETKDAGICGFEEFKVLFIFDGLDECRLPLDFYNSEVLTDVTEAASVDVLLTNLIRGNLLPSARVWITTRPAAASQIPPECVDMVTEVKGFTDEQKEEFFRKRFTDEQADRIIAHIKKSRSLHIMCYIPVFCWITATVLEDVLKNRAGGELPKTLTEMYIHFLVVQCKLKKIKYDGGAETDSHWSPESRKMIESLGKLAFKQLQKGNLIFYDTDLTECGIDIKEASVYSGVFTQIFKEERGLYQNKVFCFVHLSIQEFLAALYVHLTFINSGVNQLSEEQAASQKLRRRRRLDKPALTQFYRSAVDKALRSPNGHLDLFLRFLLGLSLQTNQAHLRGLLTDSGTSQINQDSVKYIQEKIEAEPCLERSINLFHCLIELNDCSLVEEIQQSLSSGRLSIEKLHPAQRSALVFILLSSEKDLDVFDLKKYSASEEALLVLLPVVKASKKAVLSGCNLSERSCESLSSILSSQSCSLTELDLSNNDLRDSGVKLLSAGLRSPSCTLETLSLSGCQITEEGFESLASALRSNPSHLRELDLSYNHPGESGENQMSVTLQNTGWRLDRVEPGGGRWLRPHLRKV; encoded by the exons cctgaacccagCCATGTGTCCTTGAGGAGCACCTGCTCAAGGGATATGTTGATCGAGTTCAAAGACAGACATTTATCCCACCAAAA GATTCGAAAGAGACCAGTTcctcctgaacctgaacctgaacctgaacccagCCATGTGTCCTTGAAGAGCAACTGCTCCAGGGATATGTTAATCGAGTTTAAACCAGCACAATCATCTGACACAAA AGTCGACCAGGAGAGCTCTGAGCTTCCCAGTGGTCAGTCTGCCCAGCAGCATGGAACAACCTTTAAG CTCCTGCAGGAGAACATTTCTACTTTTATGAATGAAGAGCTGAAGCAGATCGAGATGAATCTGGGTTCAGATCACCCAGAATGCTTCCAGAgtcagagtgaggaggaggacgagcagaggagcagcagcagagaggcattTCTGAAGATCATACAGAACTTCCTGAGGGAAATGAAGCAGGAAGAGCTGGCTGACCGTCTGCAGAGCC gaagtcaggctgcagtttgtcagCGTAACCTTAAAACTAACCTGAAGAGGaagttccagtgtgtgtttgagggggtCCCCAAAGCAGGAAACCCAACCCCTCTGAAccagatctacacagagctccTCGTCACAGAAGGAGGGACTGCAGATGTCATCAACGAGCACGAGGTCAGACAGATTGAAGAATCATTCAGGAAACCAGCCTCACCAGAAAAGGCAATCAGAtttgaagatatttttaaaccCTCAACCCCATCGATCAGAACGGTGATCACAAAGGGAGTGGCCGGCATCGGGAAGAAAATCTTAACacagaagttcactctggactgggctgaagacaaagccaaccaggacacacagttcatgtttcctttcactttcagagagctgaatgtgctgaaagagaaaaagtacAGCTTGGTGGAACTCATTCACCGATTCTTTTCTGAAACCAAAGATGCAGGAATCTGCGGGTTTGAAGAGTTCAAGGTTCTGTTCATCTTTGACGGTCTGGACGAgtgtcgacttcctctggacttctACAACAGTGAGGTGCTGACTGACGTTACCGAGGCAGCCTcggtggatgtgctgctgacaaacctgatCAGGGGGAACCTGCTTCCCTCCGCTCGCgtctggataaccacacgacctgcagcagccagtcagatCCCTCCTGAGTGTGTTgacatggtgacagaggtcaaaggGTTCACTGATGAACAGAAGGAGGAGTTCTTCAGGAAGAGATTCACAGATGAGCAGGCCGACAGGATCATCGCCCACATCAAGAAGTCacgaagcctccacatcatgtgctacatcccggtcttctgctggatcaccgCTACGGTTCTGGAGGACGTGTtgaaaaacagagcaggaggagagctgcccaagaccctgactgagatgtacatccacttcctggtggttcAGTGCAAACTGAAGAAAATCAAGTACgatggaggagctgagacagattcacactggagtccagagagcaggaagatgatcgagtctctgggaaaactggctttcaagcagctgcagaaagggaacctgatcttctatgaCACAGACCTGACAGAGTGCGGCATCGATATCAAAGAAGCCTCAgtgtactcaggagtgttcacgCAGATCtttaaagaggagagaggactgtACCAGAACAAGGTCTTCTGCTTCGTCCATCTGAGcattcaggagtttctggctgctctttatgtccatctgaccttcatcaacTCTGGTGTCAACCAGCTGTCAGAAGAACAAGCAGCCTCCCAGAAGTTGAGAAGGCGAAGAAGACTAGACAAACCTGCACTCACACAGTTCTACCGGAGTGCCGTGGACAAGGCCTTAAGgagtccaaatggacacctggaCTTGTTCCTCCGCTTCCTCCTGGGCCTTTCACTGCAGACCAATCAGGCTCACCTGCGAGGCCTGCTGACAGACTCAGGAACCTCACAGATCAATCAGGATTCAGTCAAGTACATCCAGGAGAAGATTGAGGCGGAGCCGTGTCTGGAAAGAAGCATCAATCTGTTCCACTGTCTGATTGAACTGAATGATTGTTCTCTAGTGGAGGAGATCCAACAGTCCCTGAGTTCAGGAAGACTTTCCATTGAGAAACTCCATCCCGCTCAAAGGTCAGCGCTGGTCTTCATCTTACTTTCATCAGAGAAAgatctggacgtgtttgacctgaagaaatactctgcttcagaggaggctcttctcGTTCTGCTGCCAGTGGTCAAAGCCTCCAAGAAAGCTGT GCTGAGCGGCTGTAACCTCTCAGAAAGAAGCTGCGAATCTCTGTCCTCGattctcagctcccagtcctgtAGTCTGACggagctggacctgagtaacaacgacctgcgggattcaggagtgaagctctTGTCTGCTGGACTGAGGAGTCCAAGCTGCACACTGGAAACTCTCAG cctcTCCGGCTGTCAGATCACAGAGGAAGGCTTTGAGTCCCTGGCTTCAGCTCTGAGGTCCAACCcttcccatctgagagagctggacctgagctacaatCATCCAGGAGAGTCGGGAGAGAACCAGATGTCTGTTACACTGCAGAATACAGGCTGGAGACTGGACAG GGTGGAGCCCGGTGGAGGCCGATGGCTGAGACCACATCTGAGGAAggtgtga
- the LOC139212427 gene encoding D-aminoacyl-tRNA deacylase 2-like: MSEKGGAPAAAPAARAVLQQCLQARLQVKPAEELSEAQFVQIERGMVIYVCFFKGATDDILPKMVSTLLNLRLCESDSGKLVSVLELPGSLLVVPQATLGGKSKGRAMQYHNNINKEDGLRLYGEFVSLCEKELSGANVTVKHGTYGNRQVLKLDTNGPYTHLMEF; this comes from the exons ATGTCGGAGAAAGGCggtgctcctgctgctgctcctgcggCCCGGGCGGTGCTGCAGCAGTGTCTGCAGGCCAGACTGCAGGTGAAACCAGCTGAGGAGCTCTCAGAGGCCCAGTTTGTCCAG ATCGAGAGGGGAATGGTGATCTACGTCTGTTTCTTTAAAGGAGCCACAGACGACATCCTGCCCAAGATGG TGTCCACGCTGCTGAACCTGCGGCTGTGTGAGTCCGACTCGGGGAAGCTGGTGTCGGTGCTGGAGCTTCCCGGCAGCCTGCTGGTCGTCCCGCAGGCCACGCTGGGCGGGAAGTCCAAAGGCAGGGCCATGCAGTAccacaacaacatcaacaaagaGGACGGGCTGCGGCTCTACGGCGAGTTCGTCTCTCTGTGCGAGAAGGAACTGAGCGGAGCCAACGTGACGGTGAAACACGGCACGTATGGCAACAGACAGGTGCTAAAGCTCGACACCAACGGCCCCTACACACACCTGATGGAGTTCTGA
- the LOC139212023 gene encoding uncharacterized protein — MPSFDFLDKVELFVRAGTYPVDASKSSKKVTRAASKNFTYKDGRLWRRYRGRLLRVVRSDEEVREVLTRYHDNNNHAGRVRTVKEIMLMYYWVGVTEAVKNWIKACAVCQNRGPAEPPDRFCLAYGCDASSYVHPELGFHRFPKEAERRRRWLAVAQRDEGSLRTTSRLCSRHFEPSCFALSEEGQLTLSRDAVPTIIPVRAQEDEVPVPSDEDFLSSNTLEDLLSTAAAAAEPTDASEPAFDRSETPVELQEHQYCLPAPNPESREVQTVTDNKRRKAIIEPGFKAYNQIASYLSHRVLPMQSKKSRGSLKRMAKRFGLIDGVLMYTRASLPLRVPRSRQEVNSILEQFHDNQGHHGQGICQREISKHFYWASMTRDLARWISSCHTCLSRTKRKWLRCSVYNCTNCCGPVERGLGLTFHKFPLHNVALLAQWLKAVGRSNWHPRLRSSVCSTHFTEDCFDRGGEKVALHPGAVPTLLVHGDSATPSRGPTQPAVGEEAFFAKYDAVELYLRKRVYPPGLSYVEKNTFRRFCKKFGIKGLCKAAF; from the exons ATGCCTTCTTTTGACTTTCTGGATAAGGTGGAGCTGTTTGTGCGGGCGGGAACGTATCCTGTGGACGCATCGAAGAGCTCGAAGAAAGTCACCAGAGCTGCCAGCAAAAACTTCACCTATAAAG ATGGGCGTCTGTGGCGACGCTATCGAGGCCGCCTCCTCCGCGTCGTCAGGAGCGACGAGGAGGTGAGGGAGGTCCTGACccgttaccatgacaacaacaacCACGCCGGACGGGTGCGGACAGTGAAGGAGATAATG ttgATGTATTACTGGGTCGGAGTGACGGAGGCGGTGAAGAACTGGATCAAAGCTTGTGCCGTCTGTCAGAACCGAGGTCCTGCCGAACCACCCGACCGTTTCTGCCTGGCCTACGGCTGCGACGCTTCCAGCTACGTCCACCCCGAGCTCGGCTtccacag GTTTCCAAAGGAGGCGGAGCGACGGCGAAGGTGGCTGGCGGTGGCTCAGCGGGACGAAGGCTCGCTCCGCACCACCTCCCGCCTCTGCTCGAGACACTTTGAGCCGTCCTGCTTCGCTCTGAGCGAGGAGGGTCAGCTGACGCTATCACGAGACGCCGTACCCACCATTATCCCCGTGAGGGCGCAGGAGGACGAG GTTCCTGTCCCTTCAGACGAGGACTTCCTCAGCTCCAACACCCTGGAAGACCTCCTGTCcacggctgctgctgctgcagaaccCACAGACGCCTCCGAACCGGCCTTTGATCGCTCTGAAACACCCGTGGAGCTGCAGGAACACCAGTACTGCCTCCCTGCTCCCAACCCAGAATCCCGGGAGGTCCAGACAGTGACGGACAACAAGAGGAGGAAGGCGATCATCGAGCCGGGCTTCAAGGCTTACAACCAGATTGCCAG CTACCTGAGCCACAGGGTCTTACCCATGCAGAGCAAAAAAAGCAGAGGTTCTTTAAAAAGGATGGCCAAGCGCTTTGGCCTAATAG ATGGCGTGCTGATGTACACACGagcctctcttcctctcagagTGCCGCGCAGCCGACAGGAG GTGAACTCGATCCTGGAGCAGTTCCACGACAACCAGGGGCACCACGGCCAGGGGATCTGCCAGCGAGAGATCTCCAAGCACTTCTACTGGGCCAGCATGACCCGGGACCTGGCCCGCTGGATCTCCAGCTGCCACACCTGCCTCAGCAGGACCAAGAGGAAGTGGCTCCGCTGCAGCGTCTACAACTGCACCAACTGCTGCGGGCCGGTGGAGAGAGGGCTGGGCCTCACCTTCCACAA GTTTCCTCTGCACAACGTGGCCCTGCTGGCTCAGTGGCTGAAGGCCGTCGGCCGCTCTAACTGGCATCCTCGGCTGCGGTCGTCCGTTTGTTCGACCCATTTCACCGAGGACTGCTTCGACCGCGGCGGGGAGAAGGTGGCCCTCCACCCAGGAGCAGTGCCCACGCTCCTGGTCCACGGCGACTCAGCA ACTCCATCCAGAGGTCCGACCCAGCCTGCTGTGGGGGAGGAG GCCTTTTTTGCCAAGTACGATGCCGTGGAGCTCTACCTGCGCAAGCGTGTTTATCCCCCTGGACTGAGCTACGTGGAGAAGAACACCTTCAGGAGGTTCTGCAAGAAGTTTGGCATCAAAGGTTTGTGCAAAGCAGCATTTTGA
- the nubpl gene encoding iron-sulfur cluster transfer protein NUBPL translates to MAQLTYSRLAHLLRISVNKQSVLRTGREIKHTPACCVQFVRCQRSVDSKALQERQRQQMAKGLPKQKPIAGVKQVIVVASGKGGVGKSTTAVNLALGLMANDPTKSVGLLDADVYGPSIPKLMNLRGNPDLSDNNLMIPLTNYGIPCMSMGFLVEDVAPIVWRGLMVMSAIEKLLRKVDWGSLDYLVVDMPPGTGDVQLSITQNIPIAGAVIVSTPQDIALLDARRGAEMFKKVHVPVLGLVQNMSVFQCPNCNHQTHIFGSDGARQLADTLGVKLLGDIPLHLNIRETSDRGQPVVVSSPDSPETEAYRKVASAVVQRLEEVNA, encoded by the exons ATGGCTCAGCTCACATACAGCAGACTGGCTCATTTACTGAGAATATCCGTTAACAAACAGTCCGTTTTACGAACAGGAAgagagataaaacacacacctgcgTGTTGTGTACAGTTCGTCCGCTGCCAG AGGTCAGTGGACAGTAAAGCGTTGcaggagaggcagaggcagcagaTGGCGAAGGGTCTTCCCAAACAGAAGCCGATCGCAGGTGTCAAACAGGTCATCGTCGTGGCTTCAGGGAAAGGTGGCGTGGGCAAGTCCACCACCGCAG tgaATTTGGCTCTTGGATTAATGGCAAACGATCCG acTAAGTCCGTCGGCCTGTTGGATGCCGACGTCTACGGCCCATCGATCCCCAAACTGATGAACCTGAGGGGGAACCCGGATCTGTCTGACA ACAATCTGATGATCCCGCTCACCAACTACGGGATTCCTTG CATGTCGATGGGGTTCCTGGTGGAGGATGTGGCTCCCATCGTGTGGAGGGGGCTGATGGTGATGTCCGCTATAGAGAAACTGCTCAGAAAG gtggacTGGGGGTCACTGGATTATCTGGTAGTCGACATGCCTCCTGGGACAGGAGACGTCCAGTTGTCAATCACCCAGAACATCCCAATAGCAg GTGCGGTCATCGTGTCGACGCCGCAGGACATCGCCCTGCTGGACGCTCGCAGAGGAGCCGAGATGTTCAAGAAAGTCCACGTGCCg GTTCTCGGCCTGGTGCAGAACATGAGCGTGTTCCAGTGTCCCAACTGTAATCACCAGACTCACATCTTCGGCTCAGACGGGGCCCGACAGCTGGCAGACACTCTGGGAGTCAAATTATTAG GTGACATTCCTCTTCACCTGAACATCAGAGAGACGTCAGACAGAGGACAGCCGGTGGTCGTCTCCTCTCCTGACAGCCCAGAG ACGGAGGCGTACAGGAAGGTGGCGTCTGCTGTGGTCCAGAGACTTGAGGAGGTCAACGCTTGA
- the LOC139212165 gene encoding uncharacterized protein — protein sequence MEELRQLPLEVWVYVFSYLTTEEKHTVRTCCRYLRKLIDHPSLWRDHTVVLTDLRRYTYGFWDTLRHRKLTRVAVRHLRRKEWRRLVKFLPSLTAIVFVDGGRLYKEKYLDILSRFPDLRDFGVRNATWDEAMLGLSLGEQLRERLTHLSVCNVRLPCTVEFINTVSRMVNLRHLLFHQQGEGYGLDTVRPVPRGVFHSLLLSLGKLKHLSWGMRGEPPEPLPDDYLSPPDPEHPGAARYGGPALTSLELVDYPETILPENALRSLTSLRSLTVRYRYIREGIECRLTSWLSPLQQLETLTIIGGNSLAVYTTTIPSSVTRLTLRVAITLKDMDSIAPKVPALEHLDIEQNRSSGSLCRRIPMLFPQLRTLRIRFFRREPEKDLLSLHRLRHLVQLELLVERSFILRDYLNGHPWPSPCVQELINQLRELSENRITVITTMRQRNPLRECDCVWEGD from the exons ATGGAGGAGCTGCGGCAGCTTCCTCTAGAAGTTTGGGTGTACGTGTTCAGCTACCTGACGACGGAGGAGAAGCACACGGTGCGCACCTGCTGCAGGTACCTGAGGAAGCTCATCGACCACCCGTCCCTGTGGAGGGACCACACGGTGGTGCTGACCGACCTGCGCCGCTACACCTACGGCTTCTGGGACACCCTGCGCCACCGCAAGCTCACCCGGGTGGCGGTGCGGCACCTGCGGCGCAAAGAGTGGCGGCGGCTCGTCAAGTTCCTGCCCTCCCTCACCGCCATCGTGTTCGTGGACGGAGGGCGGCTGTACAAGGAGAAGTACCTGGACATCCTGTCGCGGTTCCCGGATCTGAGGGACTTCGGGGTGCGGAACGCCACCTGGGACGAGGCGATGCTGGGGCTGAGTCTGGGGGAGCAGCTGCGGGAGCGGCTGACGCACCTGAGCGTGTGCAACGTGCGGCTGCCGTGCACGGTGGAGTTCATCAACACCGTGTCACGCATGGTGAACCTGCGGCACCTGCTGTTCCACCAGCAGGGGGAGGGCTACGGGCTGGACACCGTGAGGCCGGTGCCCCGCGGGGTCTtccacagcctgctgctgagcCTGGGGAAGCTGAAGCACCTGTCCTGGGGGATGAGGGGGGAGCCGCCGGAGCCGCTGCCCGACGACTACCTCAGCCCCCCGGACCCGGAGCATCCAG gAGCGGCCCGGTACGGCGGCCCTGCCCTGACCAGTCTGGAGCTGGTGGATTACCCAGAAACCATCCTGCCAGAGAACGCGCTGAGGAGCCTGACCTCGCTCCGGTCGCTGACGGTCCGCTACAGGTACATCAGAGAGGGCATCGAGTGCCGCCTCACCTCCTGGCTGAgtcccctccagcagctggagacTCTCACCATCATCG GCGGTAACTCTCTCGCCGTCTATACGACCACCATCCCGTCCAGCGTGACCCGGCTGACCCTGCGTGTGGCCATAACTCTGAAGGACATGGACTCCATCGCGCCCAAAGTCCCGGCGCTCGAGCACCTCGACATCGAGCAGAACCGCTCCAGCGGTAGCCTCTGCAGGCGGATCCCCATGTTGTTCCCTCAGCTCAGGACGCTCCGGATACG GTTTTTCCGCAGAGAACCGGAGAAAGACCTGCTGAGCCTCCACCGGCTGCGACACCTGGtgcagctggagctgctggtggagcGCTCCTTCATCCTCAGGGATTACTTGAACGGTCACCCGTGGCCCAGCCCCTGCGTGCAGGAGCTGATCAACCAGCTCCGGGAGCTGTCGGAGAACAGGATCACCGTCATCACCACGATGCGCCAGAGGAACCCTCTGCGGGAGTGTGACTGCGTGTGGGAGGGCGACTGA